Part of the Lycium ferocissimum isolate CSIRO_LF1 chromosome 6, AGI_CSIRO_Lferr_CH_V1, whole genome shotgun sequence genome, atattttaaattgttaaatactgcgacttatagtactttttttgtagttttcaaatatgtaagtTACTTTTCAAAAATCTTAAAGATGGTATGTTCGAATTCACGGTTATAGTAAAGAAGTTTGACTCTTGAAATCTTAACTGAATCTCATAAATTAGAACAAAGGGAGTActtgtttttcaagaaaatagtttctctgaaaatattttccttcaagaaccaaacacacccttaactTTAAAAAGTCTTTTATAGAAAAGATAAATAAGGAAGTAAAATTTGAAGACTGGCTACAATTGGTTGTTGGAATGGCATGCGTACCTgtcatatgatatgatgatgtaatCAGTAATCTACACCCACCAGCCTTATTATTGCACCATTCTTGAAAGtcttgggtttttttttttttttttttttctcatcatAGAGAAGCCAGATACGTGAGGAGAAATCAAGATGCATCTATGGCCATCAATGAGATTAAGGGAGTCTTTTAAAGAGAGATACTTGAAGAATCTTGAATGGAATCTCCATAGAATGGATAGTCAGAAGCAACGTGGCAACAAGTCTGGCAATGATCAGAAGCTTTTGGATGGTTCCAATGAGGCAGGAAGCTGTTCTAGTAATGGTGGGGGAGCAAAATTGGTTGTGATTTGTAGAGAATTGCTCATGATTCTTTCTTGCTGCTACTGCTGTTTCTGCTGTGGAGGTATACCCAATAAtatactctttctttttccctctATTTTCTGTGGAATTGTTAGTGATTTATAGGGCTATTGCTTTCTGTTAGCTAAATCTTTGGCTCACAATTCTTCCAATTTGTAGGGTTCTTtactttatttaagaaaaaaaagacttaatggtcaaaaacacgcATGAACCTTTTTCACGAGTTTCACACCCAACTATCCGTTGTTCCCTTTTCATAAATCATCACcatatatgtattaaaacacacctcgaaGCTGATTAGACCAACTATCGGCTGTTCCCTTTTactacctgaactatcagggACGGGTATAAATTTTTGGCGCTCAAGCACCCATTAACCGTGGCGGATATTCTATGTAGACATATAGAAAATATCGGAgttttggtataaaataatatatagcaCCCAAGAAGCAATAAAAGATATTGGTGCTCTAGTTAAATGTTGTAGGCTTAAGGCTATGCCATGGAGGAGGCCAGTTTGAATCCTACTCAAagcaatatattttttgttgattttaaggTCAGCACCCAGGACCATTGAATCCTGGGTCTGCCACTGTAAACTATCAcctaggtgtgttttaatacataaatggtgatagttcaggtatgaAAAGCGAACAACTGATAGTTAGGGTGTGAAACTCACAAAAAAGTGgtagttcaggtgtgttttgatCATTATGTCAAAAAATAATTCTGAAAGTGTCTTACTGTGATTTCTTCTGTTTCACAGAATTTTCTTACCAAATTGAGTGTAGTTGCCATTTGCTGTACTAGGGGATTCTGTAAAAACATTACGATAAAGTGATAAATCAATTATCTAGTCTCAcctcttcaagagaggctcattggcaaggaaaagtatgtttTAAGagcacataaagcgaggcgaggcactcaacatgttttgagcctcacTTCAGGGCTTAAtcgcgcctttgacaacactgccGTACCATGTTCAATGATGTAGCTTCCATCAGTGTTGAGCTTCCAAGTGTTTTCTGGTGATTTCTGCCAATTCATCATAATGCTACTGAAAGTGTTCTTATTGTTTTCAGCTATCAAACACACCTGCTTCCAACTCCAGCTCTGTTCCATGCTGCTAAATTTCTTGCTCATTGACACTTTAATCTGGAAAAagattttggtggaaaatgCTGCTTGTGCTAACTTGTCTATGCTCATATCTGCTAGTGCACCTGGCCTTCCAAATTTCCCACATCACAATGCTAGGAGTTATGGTAAGCAAGAACCTGTGGACAACAATTTTGGGAGATGCAGTCCACCACTTCCCTAACATTGACAGTGCACTGTTGCCAGTGATCTTGAGGCCCAAAGGACTAGATATTTGATTACGAACTCTTTTTGCAATGTCATTAGCAATCAGTTAACTATACACTAGTGACTTTAAAGTTGCAAAAGCTGCGGTAGGATCCTGTTTAACCCCTTTCAACAGCAAGTTGCAGTAGATGAACAACCATGCACTATCTCCAAAGGCACAGGTTTCGCACTTTATAAGCTCATTTCTCATTGAGCTCAAAGTATATAGAGCTAAAATAGGAAGTTCTTTCCAGGAAAACCAAAATTCTTAATACAGAATGAGCAAGGAGTATATCTTTTAAACATAGATAAAAGGGAGACACTGCAAATTGCCAAACTAGAATGAGTAATATTCTAAGGATGGACACTTTTAAGAAACAATAGTCATGACAAACTTATATAAGCTTTTGCTAGAACTTATAGGGTAAACCTAAGCAGACAAGAATAATCCCAGTGTTTGTTTCCTTCTCTTGTGGAGCTCCAGCAATGGTCATGCTGTTAGAGTGACAGGGTTTGTATTCgaaatttgatatatttttggTGGTTCTATTCAAATACTTTGACATCGTTTGGACGTGATTCTTTGTTGCGCTTTACAGTGGGGAACTTGCTGGTGGACTTGAGATCAAAAGTGATATAGTGTGAGGGACAGGAGCCAATTAAGGGTTTTGCAATCAGATTCTAGTCTTGTTTTGATGATACTGATCATTGATGTTGTAAGGAATCTGTTTAGGAGAATGTAAATATGCAGGGATGGACTCACATTTGCCCAAGAGGGGTCACACGAATCCGCTTGGTTGGAAATTTTTACTGTATATTTaattagttatttatttatatttttaaatagaaaaattaCATACATATTTTTCTGATGAATCCGCTGGACAAAGCATGGTCATGCGGGTTTATTGCTTCGCGAAGGTCAGGGGTTCGAAATGTGGTGGTAACTTTGCACCCACCTCAGTTATAACTTTTAGTCTCTGTGATTGCATTGTGGATGTGCAAACAGTAATCGATATTCAGCCCTAGCAATTTTCCCTAGCTAGccttgttgttgttttttctttttatttttatttttaaagatcaCAACAGCTAGCCTTGTTAGTTTTCTACATCtttctattttatttcaaaCTTGTTTTCTTACTCAATTCCAATAAACTTATTCTAAAGTCTTTTTCACTTCAAAATTGGATCTTTCAATAAAGTGAATTATGTTTCTCTCTTTCATTACATTTGCTAATATATGCAAGTGTATTTGTTGATATTACTTATAATTTGTTATCTTAATTAATCTTAACTTAGTTTTTTGTTGGAACTTTTATTTTGTGTATAGTTTGAAATTCTAGTTTTATTTAGAAGCTCTCCTTCATCCATAATTTGTATTAGTTTAGTTTACTTTTTTACtctttatgttttgttgtcTTCTATTTGTTATTGACaactttaatttgttatttatAATAGGGGAAAAGAtgtttatattttcttaaaattcttaGAGTTTAATAAACTTCTAAGTTGGTTaaaaacgttttttttttaaattttaaatagcTATTAcattcataaaataaaatttcttaaaCTAAATAGATATATTATTAACATAATTTGTTAAAGTAAATgactttttcttaaataaacaAAAGCTtcaaatttttgccaactttt contains:
- the LOC132059539 gene encoding uncharacterized protein LOC132059539 isoform X2, with the translated sequence MHLWPSMRLRESFKERYLKNLEWNLHRMDSQKQRGNKSGNDQKLLDGSNEAGSCSSNGGGAKLVVICRELLMILSCCYCCFCCGAIKHTCFQLQLCSMLLNFLLIDTLIWKKILVENAACANLSMLISASAPGLPNFPHHNARSYACVADEE
- the LOC132059539 gene encoding uncharacterized protein LOC132059539 isoform X1; this translates as MHLWPSMRLRESFKERYLKNLEWNLHRMDSQKQRGNKSGNDQKLLDGSNEAGSCSSNGGGAKLVVICRELLMILSCCYCCFCCGAIKHTCFQLQLCSMLLNFLLIDTLIWKKILVENAACANLSMLISASAPGLPNFPHHNARSYGKQEPVDNNFGRCSPPLP